A DNA window from Drosophila pseudoobscura strain MV-25-SWS-2005 chromosome 2, UCI_Dpse_MV25, whole genome shotgun sequence contains the following coding sequences:
- the LOC4800668 gene encoding uncharacterized protein, which yields MSATMVRTYAAAWLLGFCCLVCLAAAAQGSSSSSSRSALAKDVAHMHKIKRQQQDKHQQTLQLQLQQGVAVTGAKQQQKKQLARSAHGLNKKLLGQMGFMKVKAPNSHNRKRLAVESRRHASRDDSHMFIIKLPPNMHYYAGPNAVPHNAPPIGGSSSSSSQKGNAPKKMEAAAVAAASRRSATQAPATAAAAAAAATTTATEASALKANGKKVSFPFSSNGRPGRIYHWNLPVLKQALQKKPHFAHVSASDRNRLLDIENIPTWRKPWENETMEKSITTSSGKSKYKKSLKPKSPTYYAPSQAVSKQSFHKYFAGNGKPKGFYVIKEHQSKPQFYHNIIS from the exons cagggcagcagcagcagcagcagtcgttCGGCACTGGCCAAGGATGTGGCGCACATGCACAAAAtcaagaggcagcagcaggacaaaCACCAGCAGacgttgcaactgcaactgcaacaaggAGTGGCTGTAACAGgggccaagcagcagcagaagaagcagctgGCCAGAAGCGCACATGGCCTCAATAAGAAGCTCCTCGG CCAAATGGGCTTCATGAAGGTGAAGGCTCCCAACAGCCACAACCGGAAACGTTTGGCCGTTGAGTCACGACGCCATGCCTCGCGCGATGATTCACACATGTTCATCATCAAATTGCCGCCAAATATGCACTACTATGCAGGACCCAATGCCGTGCCACACAATGCACCACCGatcggcggcagcagcagcagcagcagccaaaaaggcAACGCACCCAAGAAGATGgaagcggcggcagtggcagcagcctCGAGAAGATCTGCCACACAAGCAccggccacagcagcagcggcagcggcagcggcaaccaCAACCGCAACGGAGGCGTCGGCGTTGAAAGCTAACGGGAAAAAG GTCTCATTTCCCTTCAGCTCGAATGGTCGGCCGGGTCGCATCTACCACTGGAACCTGCCGGTGCTGAAGCAGGCACTGCAGAAGAAGCCGCACTTTGCCCACGTCTCGGCATCAGACCGCAACCGGCTGCTGGACATCGAGAATATACCAACCTGGCGCAAGCCCTGGGAAAATGAGACCATGGAGAAATCAATcaccaccagcagcggcaagtCCAAGTACAAGAAGTCCCTCAAACCGAAGTCGCCCACATACTATGCCCCCTCGCAGGCGGTCAGCAAGCAGAGTTTCCACAAGTACTTTGCCGGCAATGGGAAGCCCAAGGGCTTCTATGTCATCAAGGAGCACCAGAGCAAGCCGCAGTTCTATCACAACATCATATCATAA
- the ALiX gene encoding programmed cell death 6-interacting protein produces MSKFLSVPLKKPSEVDIVKPLNNLIQSTYNGASEEEKAKYLEAVNEFAKQRNTAIWKFFEKYEASLEVVYAYYDQICALETKISVSELQIPFKWKDAFDKGSIFGGKISLTHTSLLYEKVCVLFNIAALQSSIAASQQLDNDEGLKMAIKLLQQSAGIFQYLKGATPAAVPSEPTPDISQDTLVVMQALMVAQAQEVFILKAIKDNMNNLIIAKLCCQGEEFYADVLRAMQKESVRSLWEKEWIPTVAGKQAGFHALTQLYQSLVCRAAKKIGEEIARLRNAIDLFKAAQSRGGNETYLDEYFSRAKRHLAESTKDNEFIYNEMIPELSTLASPGKAQLAKSLGIASPMASNFRDIFTNLVPVELHRALTASDMRKNEIVNVEIMKLRESTQTLNAVLASLNLPAAVETADSNSGLPPSLKEKAVEVRQKGGVENVKTMLKELPDLLNRNREILDETERLLDEERDSDNQLRAQFKERWTRISSDKLTEMFRTNAKKYREVINNAIEADKVVRQKFESNQNGIQLLSMSPEEIQQSLPSASGSVDPNCSSVQRLKQLMEDVETIKAERDAIESELKSATFDMKNEFLLALQKDGAIDEPALSLSRIGQVLNPLQQQVRESVDRQQSLVADIQSAHGAFVSETGSCGSSRDTLYQELATAYDSYIELSGNLQEGTKFYNDLTQLLVVFQNKISDFVFARKTEKEELMKDLTTASSRQACPATPSLPSHYASTSGSGSDIPSNPAGSAPSVPAAAAAANMPYPSQVHGMPVPYGAQQGMPYPAYVPPPMPQSFNPYATLPYPGNFQYPGGYPQGPPPGHYGTYPGSYAPQQQGGYPNQKPPGW; encoded by the exons ATGTCGAAGTTTTTGAGTGTGCCGTTGAAGAAGCCATCGGAGGTGGACATTGTGAAGCCGCTGAACAATCTCATCCAAAGCACCTACAATGGTGCctcggaggaggagaaggcgAAATATTTGGAGGCTGTAAATGAGTTTGCGAAACAACGCAATACGGCGATTTGGAAATTCTTTGAGAAATACGAGGCCTCTCTGGAGGTTGTCTATGC CTATTACGATCAGATCTGCGCTTTGGAGACAAAGATATCGGTCAGCGAATTGCAGATCCCCTTCAAGTGGAAAGATGCCTTCGACAAGGGCTCCATCTTCGGTGGCAAAATCAGCCTCA CTCACACATCGTTGCTGTACGAGAAGGTCTGTGTGCTCTTCAATATTGCGGCCCTGCAGAGCAGCATTGCCgccagccagcagctggaCAACGATGAGGGCCTCAAGATGGCCATCAAATTGCTGCAGCAGAGTGCGGGGATATTTCAGTACTTGAAGGGAGCCACGCCGGCCGCAGTGCCATCGGAACCGACGCCCGATATCAGCCAGGACACGCTCGTAGTGATGCAGGCCCTGATGGTGGCCCAGGCGCAGGAGGTGTTTATCCTTAAGGCCATCAAAG ATAACATGAACAATCTGATCATAGCGAAGCTATGCTGCCAGGGCGAGGAGTTCTATGCGGATGTTCTGCGCGCCATGCAAAAGGAGTCGGTGCGCAGTCTGTGGGAGAAGGAGTGGATACCCACGGTGGCCGGCAAGCAGGCTGGATTCCATGCTTTGACACAGCTTTACCAGAGTCTCGTCTGTCGTGCGGCCAAGAAGATTGGGGAAGAGATCGCACGTCTGCGCAACGCCATCGATCTGTTCAAGGCGGCACAGTCGCGGGGGGGCAACGAGACCTACCTGGACGAGTATTTCAGTCGCGCCAAGCGCCACCTGGCCGAGTCCACCAAGGACAACGAGTTCATTTACAATGAGATGATACCAGAGCTGAGCACGCTCGCCTCTCCGGGCAAAGCACAGCTGGCAAAGTCCCTGGGCATTGCCTCTCCCATGGCATCCAATTTCCGAGACATCTTCACCAACCTCGTGCCCGTGGAATTGCATCGTGCCCTGACCGCTTCGGATATGCGCAAGAATGAGATTGTGAATGTGGAAATAATGAAGCTCCGTGAGTCCACCCAGACGCTGAATGCTGTGCTGGCGAGCCTAAACCTTCCGGCGGCTGTGGAGACAGCCGATAGCAACAGCGGTCTGCCGCCATCCCTGAAGGAGAAGGCGGTCGAGGTGCGCCAGAAGGGAGGTGTCGAAAATGTCAAGACCATGCTGAAGGAGCTGCCTGATCTACTCAATCGTAATCGCGAGATTCTGGACGAAACGGAGCGGCTGCTCGACGAGGAGCGTGACTCGGATAATCAGCTCCGGGCACAGTTCAAAGAGCGCTGGACGCGCATCAGTTCCGATAAGCTTACGGAGATGTTCCGTACCAATGCGAAGAAGTATCGCGAGGTGATCAACAATGCCATCGAGGCCGATAAGGTTGTGCGCCAGAAGTTCGAATCCAATCAGAATGGCATCCAGCTGCTTTCTATGTCCCCGGAGGAGATTCAGCAGTCGCTGCCTTCGGCCAGCGGCAGCGTGGATCCAAACTGCTCCAGCGTGCAGCGGCTCAAGCAGCTGATGGAGGATGTGGAGACCATCAAAGCCGAGCGCGATGCCATCGAGTCGGAGCTCAAGTCGGCCACGTTCGACATGAAGAACGAGTTCTTGCTTGCTCTGCAGAAGGATGGGGCTATCGACGAGCCCGCCCTGTCGTTGTCGCGCATTGGCCAGGTCCTGAATCCtttgcagcagcaggtgaGGGAGAGCGTCGACCGTCAGCAGTCCCTGGTGGCAGACATTCAGAGCGCCCATGGAGCATTCGTCTCGGAGACGGGAAGCTGTGGCAGCTCGCGCGACACCCTCTACCAGGAACTGGCCACGGCCTACGATAGCTACATTGAGCTATCCGGCAATCTCCAGGAGGGAACTAAATTCTACAACGACCTCACCCAGCTGCTGGTCGTATTCCAGAACAAGATCTCCGACTTTGTGTTTGCTCGCAAAACGGAAAAGGAGGAGCTCATGAAGGACCTAACCACAGCGTCGAGCCGACAAGCTTGCCCGGCCACGCCCTCTCTGCCCTCGCACTATGCCTCCACCtcgggcagtggcagcg ACATTCCATCCAATCCAGCTGGCTCTGCTCCCAGCGTAccggctgcggcagctgctgccaatATGCCGTATCCTTCCCAGGTACATGGCATGCCAGTGCCATATGGCGCCCAGCAAGGAATGCCATATCCAGCGTATGTTCCTCCACCGATGCCCCAGAGCTTCAATCCATACGCCACGCTCCCATATCCTGGCA ATTTTCAGTATCCGGGGGGCTATCCACAAGGACCACCACCTGGGCACTATGGCACCTATCCTGGCAGTTATGCTCCCCAACAGCAAGGCGGCTATCCCAACCAGAAGCCACCAGGATGGTAA
- the HSPBAP1 gene encoding HSPB1-associated protein 1, which yields MEALSSQLRDLILNTRVPLIIDQFPIGWECFRGSLHDWCERFDKEAAGPPAFELMSLTDCSTPQWERKRMRVNDMSMQQFLRDYGYLEDDQTHWAAYQYKRAHEVPASCLKGIDFSCFGFPEHQNDFTFWLGSEQANTPCHYDTFGVNIVVQVYGSKSWLLFPPETPLQSTRVPYEESSVYCLDNFYAPAQDKLPRLLEYSDQAYQCTLQPGDVLIVPRHWWHYVEATATSLSLNYWVPLKDDMDLALDEFLVKHIVESFVKGESEQTKQYLLNPNQLEDVSSTPSELFAQFQQAVQNAESEEHKRKLWETDYLTQSKFRELLARVLLTVRPLEVMPKEEYKLLLESNSKRLQAETRTAAASSPISSTLELLISSMCAPRTIAGMKREFFRRLRQGEA from the coding sequence ATGGAGGCTTTGAGCTCCCAGCTGAGAGATCTAATATTGAATACCCGAGTGCCTCTGATCATTGACCAGTTCCCGATCGGCTGGGAATGCTTCAGGGGATCGCTGCACGACTGGTGCGAACGCTTTGACAAGGAAGCGGCTGGTCCGCCGGCATTCGAGCTCATGTCATTGACGGACTGCAGTACGCCGCAATGGGAGCGAAAGCGGATGAGGGTCAACGACATGAGCATGCAGCAGTTTCTGCGGGACTACGGCTACTTGGAGGATGACCAGACACATTGGGCGGCCTATCAGTACAAGCGAGCCCATGAAGTGCCAGCCAGCTGCTTGAAGGGCATCGACTTTTCTTGCTTTGGGTTTCCGGAACACCAAAACGATTTTACCTTCTGGCTGGGATCGGAACAGGCCAATACACCCTGCCACTACGACACCTTTGGCGTAAACATTGTGGTGCAGGTGTACGGCAGCAAATCGTGGCTGCTCTTTCCACCCGAGACGCCGCTGCAATCAACGCGGGTGCCCTACGAGGAGTCCAGCGTGTACTGTCTGGACAACTTCTATGCCCCTGCGCAGGATAAGCTGCCGCGCTTGCTGGAGTATAGCGATCAGGCCTACCAGTGCACACTGCAGCCAGGCGATGTTCTCATCGTGCCCCGTCACTGGTGGCACTATGTGGAGGCGACGGCGACATCGCTCAGTCTCAACTACTGGGTGCCGCTCAAGGACGACATGGACCTGGCCCTGGACGAGTTTCTGGTCAAGCACATAGTCGAGAGCTTTGTCAAGGGCGAAAGTGAACAGACGAAGCAGTATCTACTGAATCCCAATCAACTGGAGGACGTATCCTCGACGCCCAGCGAACTGTTTGCCCAGTTCCAGCAGGCCGTGCAGAATGCCGAGAGCGAGGAGCACAAACGGAAGCTGTGGGAAACCGATTACTTGACTCAATCCAAATTTAGGGAGCTCCTTGCTAGAGTGCTTCTCACCGTTCGGCCCCTGGAGGTGATGCCCAAGGAGGAATACAAGCTCTTGCTGGAGTCCAACTCCAAGCGACTGCAAGCTGAGACGAGAACTGCTGCCGCGAGTTCGCCGATCAGCTCCACATTAGAACTGCTCATCAGCAGTATGTGTGCCCCGCGCACCATTGCGGGCATGAAGCGAGAGTTCTTCCGGAGACTGAGACAGGGCGAGGCGTAA
- the btz gene encoding protein CASC3, translated as MAEVEKMTAAPPTDIPVSSPNASEAGGGSSSTAELGTSPNQEPSSNSHPHDSEYDTASDLEGGEDYDDDDDESGSEEDSETDEDDVGSETTEDDRHSGTVSGNDNCQDRSVADSEAQKKVDEDRSNPQYIPKRGTFYEHDDRTAETEGCLVPETENSSQVAPESNGDVNGVSASGTTPSGQPPAISQASKTMKQWQPASGGDRWSHDRFEASEQAPKSRSELMQSYGYDIRNEDCAPRARRRRRYTRGPSKYSRNWEDEQAYLKASNKERKPPRPQDFPALNERKPRGPRTSSFREEKENRRSERGADKPQGGGGGSAGGASGSNPAPRAQEVERERERGDRDREREPKNRNYGRVNGGPGRQNPMEFKPKSNRGPPPDRRERNERGERERERDREQEHVDQRNERAHQKPSTPRSNGQGRQSTDGPILQQSQQQPPQQQQPRQSPQQVQPPPLAAPQTQLSTTNLSQRLQQVQQRNDPSHVGSVQMHSLANQNQQQQQLQLTQQPQPAVPEPRTAPKRYSSLRRSQQEASQHLAEQQQQQQLQQQLHLQQQQQQQQQQQPSQIMIQDPHVLMQFAYQQQEIQAQLQTLQLGPAAATVPAPPKQHAPPAAAYPQAQAAPYYVTGTDPVPVPVPVQVPVSVTVPPASPYVNPASAAYLPTTPAAVAFAQAQTSVVTQPQPQPPAQAQPPAAVAGQAPPSMNFHQNYNTVGGTTYFVPPVQTTSRPAALPQRRPTNAIPILPPSEKHKARPGGLAGSNANQTTNAKEEGGHTDNIDHIIDNMFVQRPAFQPPATGEAAAAGAKEDVANSNPILPALAAAEQNLQPVPAVGQE; from the coding sequence ATGGCCGAAGTAGAGAAAATGACTGCGGCTCCGCCGACCGATATACCCGTCTCCTCGCCAAATGCCAGTGAAGCGGGGGGtggtagcagcagcactgcCGAACTGGGGACATCCCCCAACCAAGAGCCGTCGAGCAACTCCCATCCCCACGACTCCGAGTACGACACTGCCAGCGATCTGGAGGGCGGCGAGGActacgatgacgacgacgatgagaGCGGCAGCGAGGAGGATTCGGAGACGGATGAGGACGATGTGGGCAGCGAGACCACCGAGGATGATAGGCACAGCGGCACGGTCAGCGGCAACGACAATTGCCAGGACAGATCTGTGGCCGACAGCGAGGCGCAGAAGAAAGTCGACGAAGATCGCAGCAATCCGCAGTACATACCGAAACGCGGCACCTTCTATGAGCACGATGACCGCACGGCCGAAACCGAGGGCTGCCTGGTCCCCGAGACGGAGAACAGCTCTCAGGTAGCACCAGAGTCAAACGGTGACGTCAACGGGGTCTCTGCCTCGGGCACCACACCCAGTGGACAGCCACCAGCCATATCGCAGGCTTCCAAGACCATGAAGCAGTGGCAGCCGGCCTCTGGTGGCGACCGCTGGTCCCATGATAGGTTCGAAGCCAGCGAACAGGCCCCCAAGTCGCGCTCGGAGCTCATGCAGTCCTATGGCTATGACATACGGAATGAGGATTGTGCACCACGTGCCCGACGTCGCAGAAGGTACACGCGTGGCCCCAGCAAGTACTCTCGCAACTGGGAGGACGAGCAGGCGTATCTGAAGGCCAGCAACAAAGAACGCAAGCCACCCCGACCTCAGGACTTCCCGGCACTAAATGAGCGAAAGCCGCGTGGCCCACGCACTTCCTCCTTCCGGGAGGAGAAGGAAAATCGCCGCTCAGAACGCGGTGCCGACAAACCAcaaggaggcggaggtggaagTGCAGGCGGTGCGAGCGGCTCGAATCCCGCCCCACGAGCTCAGGAAGTAGAGCGCGAGCGTGAACGTGGAGATCGGGATAGGGAGCGTGAGCCAAAGAACCGCAACTATGGGCGCGTGAATGGCGGTCCGGGTCGACAGAATCCCATGGAGTTCAAGCCAAAGTCAAATCGTGGTCCCCCGCCCGACCGTCGTGAGCGTAATGAGCGGGGAGAACGTGAGCGCGAGCGCGACCGTGAGCAGGAGCATGTGGATCAGCGCAACGAGCGTGCTCATCAGAAGCCATCTACTCCCAGATCAAACGGACAGGGCAGGCAGTCGACGGATGGCCCAATTCTTCAGCAGAGCCAGCaacagccgccgcagcagcagcagccgagaCAGTCCCCACAGCAGGTGCAGCCGCCTCCACTGGCGGCGCCCCAGACTCAGCTTTCGACCACTAATCTGTCGCAGCGACTGCAGCAGGTGCAGCAGCGCAACGACCCCAGTCATGTAGGAAGCGTTCAGATGCATTCTCTGGCCAACCagaaccaacagcagcagcagctgcagctaacgcagcagccacagccggcAGTCCCAGAGCCAAGGACTGCACCCAAACGATACTCCAGTCTCCGTCGCTCCCAGCAGGAGGCATCCCAGCACttggcagagcagcagcagcaacaacaactgcagcagcagctgcatcttcaacagcagcagcaacagcaacaacaacagcagccctCACAGATTATGATACAGGATCCCCATGTCCTGATGCAGTTTGCCTATCAGCAGCAAGAGATTCAAGCCCAACTCCAGACACTGCAACTGGGACCGGCAGCAGCGACCGTGCCAGCGCCACCAAAGCAACATGCCCCGCCAGCGGCAGCCTATCCCCAGGCACAGGCGGCACCCTATTACGTGACTGGAACGGATCCGGTACCGGTGCCGGTGCCTGTTCAGGTCCCAGTTTCGGTGACTGTACCCCCAGCTTCCCCCTATGTTAATCCGGCGAGTGCCGCCTACTTGCCCACCACACCGGCAGCTGTGGCCtttgcccaggcccagacgTCCGTGGTgacgcagccacagccacagccgccggCCCAGGCGCAGCCGCCAGCTGCGGTGGCTGGCCAGGCGCCACCGTCCATGAACTTCCATCAGAACTACAATACGGTCGGGGGCACAACATACTTTGTGCCGCCTGTCCAGACCACCAGCCGACCTGCTGCCTTGCCCCAGCGTCGACCCACCAATGCGATTCCCATTCTACCGCCATCCGAGAAGCATAAGGCGCGACCCGGAGGATTAGCAGGGTCAAATGCCAACCAGACGACCAATGCCAAGGAGGAGGGCGGCCACACAGACAACATTGACCACATCATTGACAACATGTTTGTGCAGCGGCCTGCATTCCAGCCGCCGGCCACTGGagaggctgcggctgcgggTGCCAAGGAGGATGTGGCCAATAGCAATCCCATCCTTCCGGCACTGGCGGCAGCCGAACAGAACCTCCAGCCTGTGCCGGCTGTTGGGCAGGAATGA